The Microplitis mediator isolate UGA2020A chromosome 10, iyMicMedi2.1, whole genome shotgun sequence genomic sequence CACTTGGGCTCGAGAGTGTCGAGGGCCAGTGAGATGCTGGTGGGACATTTTTTGTGGTTACCCGAGACTCGCGGGAATACTTCCAGTTGTTATCTCTCGTGTGGctcagacaaaaaaaaatactcaaaactttTATCCCTCGATATAAGTACAGCTactgtatattttattctcaCTCACGTATAATTGCGCCGCGATAATTAGACTGTGAGATATAATGTACATCCGGGTTTAAAAAAAGGACTCGGGGGTAAAAACACAAAAGattaaattaagtatttattatgCTCATGCAAgctcgtaaatttttttttgttttgagttttttttgtaagacaaactaacgtaattttttttaaattttactatccctcatgtaataaatttaaacgttTTACCGAGTTCTTTACCAGGCTCGTAAACTAAAATACCTAAAGATAAatagtaagaaataaaattaaggagcaatttttcatcaaaaataaacaacgaaaatatgtcattttttaactgaatCGCCAGTTAATGTTAAGAAGACTATTGTGGAACTGTCATACAGTAGACTCAAGAAAAAACCTCAAGCTTATAAGAAGTGCTGGAATACATCGCGCAAGTCTTCATTTAaacgtttgaatttttttcatctgaATGCTTCGGCGATTGCACACGACAATTGTGTAATCTCAGAAATCCCTCGTACTAGAAATCTGTCGTcataagtatttataatatatatattgtacagGAGTAGCTGACGGTTTATGCGGTTTGTATGCTCGTGTCAGCTCGGACGAAAAGCTTATAGTCCTAAAGGCTTTGGCTCTTTGGTAGCAGAATAATGAAACACGTAATCGTCATACGACAGCAGGTATAGTCCAAAGTTGACACTTGGAGCGTTAAGTTTAACGGCTATAAGACATGACGGGTCGAGTGGGTGTCGTGGAAATTCACCCGTGCCACCAAGAAACACTAACTGAGACTACTAAGTTGCCGGTAACGCTTGAGGTTCGACGTTTAGTTGCCTCCTATGTTATACTTCTTCGTACTCTTCCTCTTGGTTGCTTTCGGGGAGCTAAAGTACGAAGATACGAAAGTTTGAGAAGTAGAGGCTCTGGTTCGTGTTGTACTATTATAGTacaatacattatatatatatatatatttatatactattGTAGTTATATATTAGCCAacatagatatagatatagatatggGTCCTGTGTCTAACTGTCACAAAAGTTATCGTCGAGCTTTCAAACTCGAGGGAGTGTTTTATAATGCCCGGTGGGTATAATGATCTTTGTCAATAGATCACACTGACATCTATCCTTCTCTCTCTATCTCTACTATCTGTACAAACATtcgtgtataaataaaatatacggCGTTGCAATAAATCGAGTTATTTTTCATTGAGGCCATAGATTCGGAaccaggaaaaaaaataaaataaaccgaAAAAATCCAACACCAATGGACTTGGCAACGTATTTGAGTAATGCCGGCTTGTAAATTCACTCTATCGGGATACCAGTATttaaatgaatgataaaaaaatagttaaatctACAGACGTAGTCGAGGGTtggtaaaattgaatataatgGGTGTTGTAACTAATCGTTATTAATAAACGGATTGCGGTGGTTGTGTAGTCGGGATGGCAATTTATCGTTTCTATTTTAGTGGATAAATTATTGTGGGATTTCAAGTGAATATATATCGGCAGAACCATGAAAATTTCTACTGTTTTTCAAGTATAATAATAGATAGTTATTCAATGAATCATCGTAGGGTTTACTAATTGACATTTAAcaattactatgttacattaTGATATATGTGTaaactgtaattaaaattttttaataatgttgGGGCTTATTTAGAGATAGTACTTAATATAGAGGAAGGTTAACTAGATTTCATTACGCCACTACAATTTAAACTCAGGAAATATAATTCATTCTGCACTTTActgtgtaataatttttaagagaaTTTCGGAactgatgaaaattaaattattttaaaatatgatacAGGTATTGCTCCCATAAAACTGAAGCCACGAAATACAAGATTTTTTTCACTGCTATaaattcagtaaaattttgataaccATTTCCagcaaaaatttcaattttccgagacatttttcgatataattttaatttatttaaatatatcattttaaattcagtagaaaataaatttattttaccaaaaatttcgGTTACTCTATTATATTTCACTTTCCTCTACacatataatttatcacatGTACATAGTGTCCTGGTTatatcttatttttatttcattctcGAGGTCACGTTAAATTTTCTGCGGTCCGAGGTTATACGCATTTTCCATCGCCCTGGTTATTCTATTATACTGCCCGAGGTTATTTCACtgtctttttaaaaaacgataatagACATGCCGTCGTctgtttttttatctttcacaaaattattccATACACGTCCAAGTATCACAtcactatttttataattgctcATCACAAAAACATCAAGTTTCACAATTTTTCCATCCCCGTGTATATTTTTCGCGTATTTCAACGTCACggcaatcatttttatttcacatcAATTGAATTGAGGTTgtggtaaaaattatttatgcagAAAATTGTCGTACATCGTACCTACCACCCATGTAATAGAGTAAAAATCACCTGTATGATCCACTCGATCATGAGAATTTATCTGCCAGGTGTTAGCAAGTCGTGTGTTCTGCCACATAAGTGCCCACTAGATTTCCGTCAACTCtagactttttgttttttttttcccatacCTCAgtcctttaaaataaaatttcccactggcatgaaaataatgatattcGTTGATTAAaagtaaacataaaaatttaatatcaataaaaaatatccttttattcttttataaaatttttttctactctaAAGTACTTGTGAAgatgaatataatattttatttatatttcgaTCGTTAACTCGTAAAGTGGATGAGAAAGTATACATAATATTTACGATGTTTCAGGGAAAAATCGTTTGAAACTTGATATTAGAGTAcgtcataaataattttgtcaacaaaaaatgttattgatgtattaaaaataaaaaaatacttgaggtAAAGTGGATTCTATagattatatatctatatgtacatattttaTCATGAAGAGGTTGGAGAGGTTGTTAGTTATGTTTATAgcaaactaattaaatttaatcaggATTTTTCGATCAAGAGATTGACCGCattgtttgaaatttaattgagaaGTACTTTAAATCAGTATTGTTTTGGAGAGGACTGCGCtgctattatatatatatatatatatatatatatatatataatgtttcATAATCAAGATGCTGACGTTAACGAGAATACCCGAGCATTAGCGAGTTCGTAAGCAACATAATTACCGACGTATAACGAGGTCAGGGTAGATCTAATCAATTTGTGTTATTTTGGCTTTGCACTGAGTTAGAGAGAGTTAGAGAGAGTTaatgaactaaaaaattctcatctCATATTATAAAGTTTACTGTACCCTAGTtcgtcaagaaaatttttttcgcgtcAGTTTAAACTTGAACATGGCTTATACTATTATCGaaatactaaattttagttttttagtttgttaattaaataactttaattgaataaactaCTGGCCCTAGATTGCTCGGCACTGAGTGAGGGACAAAGAGGATTTTTAATGAGAATAAAATCCAGATAGTTTACAATGGTATCATAACGTCGTAATCTTGGATACAAAGCTAATACTCCTGTATTATACAGGCATTGTTAGACATGGATACTAAGAGAGTATACAAACAGTGTACAGCAGATTCTGTTTCATCGGGGATCATAGATTTCCATTATCAAGTCCGTTTGATTGGTAACACGAGAGGGATTCACCTAGAATAAAAATCCGAGTAAATTCAACTCAATTTTCCATCTCTGATGACcactgtttttattttttcgttttgcGTACCAGATCTCCTGACACTCGTACATTTTTAAAGCCGTATTTTAGCTAAACGTGTACTACGCGCtcttctaaaatttatttcacttctttttttttgttttatccctttatattttattttttctatttcccgtcgGTTGACCAGAGGGAAATGTTTCAAATCAATTGAATGGATCGTTAAATTTGAAAGTGAAATTCCGGGATGATCGTACCTGTGTTTTAGCTTGTCAGTATATGCCTACCgggaataaaatattgaacttttataccccatcaaatttttttagaccACCTGTataatttagatttatttattagcatCTGCTGTtctgggtttttttttttaatttttttatacttcaaatttatgatttactatttagatgttttattttgtttaagttataaacaataactatGCGCATTGTTTAAGTATTCAAAGCGTagactaattaaaatacttacgATTAATGTGTATAGCTTTTGTATAATATGCTGTAATGAGCATAGCAGACAATACGAGATAAAGAGGAATGTGGGATATGAATGTTGCAGTGGTCGGCAATGGTTTTACTGTACGTGGTTAGAACAGAAGTGCTCACCGATTGACCAGTACGTCattacacatacacacacacatctcCACACCCACACCCGACACATACACATGCACAAAAGGGCAAGTAATCTCCATGATTCAAGTAGGTTCCGTTAATTGTAACCAAATAACGCTTCATACGAGAGAGATTTATATATAAGCGTGTGTACAATTTTGTGGTTTACGATAGAGTGTCGCACCTTATCGGCAATTTGTTCCACTACTACCGCAGTTTACAAGccataattagttttatttctaAAAGCTCGACAATTAAATGTGTAGGTGTATATAGAAACAAgcaattaaatgttttttcgtatagaataagtttactatgtatatagtatatatatatatatatatatatatatatatatatatatataggatcAATGTTTAATTTGCCTGATGggcatgaaaaaataaaataaaagtaaatgtcatttttttgcatgaaaaaagttttaaaccCACGGAACATGCatcaaagttttaaatatcaaCTTTATCTCTGTCtcgttttgtttattttttctatttcatcTGAATGCCCGTCTCACTTTACTCGCCGCGCGAAAGTTTGCTGACAGATAAAATGGATTCGATTGTTTCGTGAATATACATGTACTGTTACatgaacaataaaataaagtgaaagtgatatatatttaatacttattCAACGTCATTTGCATTAGGTTCGATCGTATTTCATACCGACgttaaaccttttttttttttatatttaaaaattttttttatgagtataCTGTAGTTACtgatgttaataaattatgtatgatatattttttcgttttaccataattttttgttggaaAAAGTATTGTCAAGCTTATGTATGTACTGgtcggagaaaaaaaatatctgcctCTGTGGCGCAATGGCTAGCGCGTTCGGCTGTTAACCGAAAGGTTGGTGGTTCGAGCCCACCCAGGGgcgatcttttttttttttttttcgaaattttttttaatataaaaaaaaagttatatcaaaattaaaattatttcattttttaacatttttttttttttcaaaattttagttttccatttttttatttttatatttcacgAAACCGATACTGTAAAAATACTTGGATtactaacaaaatttttttctattattgttGAGTGAGAAAATGCTTGTAGGAATGAAAAGTATTTTCTAACTCTGAATAATCGATGAGTAATTATTCAGAGCTGAAACTTTGAAGTTCGATAGCTGGCCGCTAGATGTCTTGAACGACAAAGCTATTTCGGGTACAGAAAAtcgttttaaacttttataagCCATCAATTGGGAAGTAAAATTTGTCAATCAGTGGGGTCATTACTGATCCACTTAGCATGTGATGATTGCTGGAGATGATCTTTGTGATTACACTCCGCTCCTGGCATCCGAACTATCGCCGGTTTGCCATGGAATACCTGATGCTATTCTGattgacaaaatatttttgaaacatcaagtcttgactaaaaaaaaaaaaatcattttaactTAACGTTtcccaataatttaaaatatataagatttcatgAAAATCTTTAGAGTTTGGTCAATTCTGACAAAAATTATCGTTCTCTGGTCAATTTAGTAATAGAAAATTAGCATGTCAACATATTGTTATTACATTCttttagaatatttaattttaactactGTTCATTTCGTAAAATGAGAGAATAATGTGTTTcattcatatttaaaataaaaataattccaataaatgtaaaataataacaaacgtattattatcattgcaatgtataataaatttaaaaagaaaaaagtcaaTATTACAACATCAGTATCACTAAGCGTGTCATTTTATTACTTCATATTACAACCGTCTAGCCtgaatacataatttttttattcagtttaatttatttcatatttgttaatttttcttatataattttacctttttttttaaacttcaaatgaaaataaatgagCTATGTTGAATGTACTGTAAAAGGTATGAATCCGAGTAGTAATAGTATTCAATTAGTAGTTGTTGTATTCAATATTTTCTTGTCTTAACTCAGTATTTGTACATCTACATGCGTCATTACAGATCTGATGATCAGCGGGTCTACGGAACATCGACAACTGTTTCAACACTAATTAGTTaagtcatatttttttgtcaaagttTACCATTTAACACTAGCTgcgattaataatttaatcagttcatttaaaaatagtcaCCGCTGTTATCATACTCGGATTTCATTTTGAATTCGACATtgtcaaataataaactttacgTTATCGAATCAGTTCAGTTGTTTTGCCAATACAAAATTATCACTcgaattaatataattataaaagtaatCATAATTTTGTAGTTTTTTCAATAGCAATAGATGTCAACATTTGTCTCTATTGATTATTTGTAAGTTGCGTACAagtgagaaaataaattattttcagtacaatctatgtataaaatttgaattaattttttttttttttttttgagtaaaatgaaaaaaatcgagtttACTTTGTTGTTAACAATTTTCGTTacgaatattttaattgtgtcGATATACGGTAAAAGGGTCATTGTTGTGAGAACAAATAAAGGTCGTGTAGCTGGTCGAGTTTTACTGACTATGCAGTCAAATAAAGAATACATTGCATTCAAAGGTATACCGTACGCTAAACCACCTACTGGCTACCGTAGATTTaaggtaaaaaattattttttttttactagtcgataaaattaaaaaaatttttaaaaatacattaaaataagCAGCCACCAATTGAGGCTGATAGTTGGAAGCCGAAGCTTTTACGTGCATATGATGATCCAAACCCATGTCCACAATTTGATATCGATGCGCTTAAAACAATTGGCCATGAAAGTTGTCTTTTTTTGAATGTGTATACGCCAAGGgtaattagtatttatttgtatttatttactaattactggccgagaatttttaaaataaaaaaatatttaggtCTATTCAAATGATGCTAAGTTACGTGCAGTGATGGTTTGGATCCACTATGGAGCCTTTATGTCCGGTTCGTTAGACAGCAAATTTTACGGACCAGATTTTTTGATTGAGAAAGATGTTGTGGTGGTCGTGATGAATTATCGCTTGGGCGCTTTAGGATTTTTGTCATTAAATCATGTAAATAGTACAGGGAATGCCGGTTTGAAGGATCAAGTATTGGCATTGAAATGGGTGCAAcgaaatattaaaagttttgGAGGAGATCCGAGAAAAGTAACTATTTTTGGTGAAAGTGCTGGCGCAGTTGCTGTTCAACTTCATAAATTATCAGGGCTTTCCAAGGGACTATTTAGAGCGTCAATTGCTATGAGCGGCTCGCCACTTAATTCATGGGGATTTTCTTCGTCAAAGGAGGCTGAAAATAGTGCTTTTAGTCTAGGACGTAAACTAGAAATTAACACTGATAACAAAGAGGTTTTACTTCAGCAACTTTATTCTAAAAGTTCTTACGATATTGTGAGTGCTACTAATTGGCTTATTCCTGACCTGGTAGTTATATACTTTCTAATATTATAgtatatctttttttatatatactatatatttatgttaccAATTATTTAAAGATGATTTTAAACGGAAGTTTACCGATACCATTTAAGCCATCATTAGAGACTCCCATAAGCCCAAGCGGAAGTTATTTTATAACCGAATGCCCAGTGCTGaagtataaaatgaaaaaatttaatcagggTCCGCAAATTATGGGATTTACCAAAAACGAGGCGTTATCATTTGCCAGACGTAAGATACCgcttttatcattataaataatttttatcttacgTGTTTTTTCTTACAGCTGTTGGACTACTGTTTCAAGTCATGGGTAAGCAAATGACTGACAATATTATCGATCCTGCgtcagatttaaattttattgcaggAATAGACCTCACACAAAAatacttaacattttttggtAAATCGCCAGTTTTTTATTACCGCAATTCATTTGATTATGATCAATCACTACACAAAGTCGAAGGTCATAACAATTTACCTGGCACTGGGCATGCTGATGATGTCgcgcatattttttatatcaacaataaaaatcaACCAACTGATCCTTGGAGCGATATTGGAAGGCATCGCGAGAAAATGGTCACAATGTGGACAAATTTCGCTAAACATTTGtgagtataatttttaaattatttttatttatgaataacaaaaaaaatattttttaaaagaaatccGACACCGAAAGGAAAATCTGACccgcttttaaaaataaaatggtggCCATCAGGAAAAAAAGGTCTCAATCTTGAAATAGGAAATGAATTCAAATTGCAAAAGCGGCCTATTAATGAAAGAATCCGCGAAAAAGAACGTGAGATAAAccattgtaattaattatttgttgaattaaataatgtataatgtatataaaatatgaaaaagaagATAGCAACGGCGGCCTATGGTATCATCTGATAttatcaattgataaaatgtATATGATGTTTACagttaattttagaaaataacaaactagatttaaaattaattaataattttttatagcgACTAATTGAGTgtggaaatataaaattttataatttaattatcaattacgaTTTTACCTAGagcgatattttttaaataatatttttttaataataaatattttataataaaaatcaatagtttttaattaatattcatttacaATATTTCAATTTCCATTAATTTTCGTACCGAGTGGATacattttatgtttaaaaatcaCTGGGGACATAAAATAttcttcaaaattaattatcaataattcattaattacatAATGCTTGGagtaatgaaaaaatgtaACCCTTCAGTTACATATTATGactgaaattataataagaaaaaaaagttactttaaaaataaagtttctaaagatttttaataaaattacaatccaaaaaatatttttatgtcaattctatttttaaagtgaaataattttggaACAAAAtgcactataaaaaattaacggagTGAAAGCGAAGTAAAtctggagtgaaatttactccgaagaggagtttattttaatattaaaactctgaatcggagtgaatgcagattaaaataaaatctagatcactccgaaatcattcAGCTGACAAAAACAAGGTCCCTATTTACTTCGTATGcgaatcgtttttttaaaactccgaaacttcgagtacacggaaaaaaaatattagtatatAATACTCAGATTCTCATCGACAGCGCGCCTAGACCGAATGTTAgtaaatattatggagtagaacgtacacggaaagaaattttctttgaaaattaccgttaaattcactgtaatcgtgggacataatgcggcgcttttatttattaccattttcgaaataaaaattacgaaaaattttattcattttgtgGTAGACTCCATAAAATTtaccgaataaaatttacagtagactacggtaaaatttgttgaaaaaaagttaaaaattatctcacttACCAACAAATGATTAGGTCGTGCCATTCGTCCCAAGATTACCGTGAATATAACggtaatttttcaagaaaaatttctttccgtgtaagaaattaataacagatgcatttttttgacaagtgtcttgtagttttttaaggtttaagtagtaattttaaatagtcaagcagtatatttcaatgattaactgttaattatagcagtttaaacattaaaatcataattttactgattgaaacgacataagttattgaacataacataaataattagaagttgaactaaaattattgtcatttttttccgttatAACGGAGTGACTTTGGATTGAAATAAACCCCATaatcactcccaatttttgacagtataatcaatttttttttcctgtactATAAAAATTGCTGTTTGATAgccgatttataatttaaactttgaacatttttcaaaatttaattctcagGACTGAATacaagaaatataaatttaaaaaattatttttttaattttcatcccctgaaattttagtaataattccaatttataaaaatatttgaatggatttgtatatgatatatatagtTCGTAATATTCTCAACGCAAACAAATTCATTCTACAGAGTATTCCACTCTTGTGAGTGTCTCTTCCAGTTACTCAACTCGAGGACTAATTAAAACCCTAGTGAATTTTCTGTATAGTAAGtaaaatgttttatatttttattcctaCCTCCGACAGTTTTCGCCACAGGAAAAAAAACCCGCCATTAACATCGCTCAGAAGAAATTCAAAGTCGTTTCTCCGTTTTTATCATCTTTATACAGTAAATAAGAAGACCAAATTAAAACAAAGCTAAACAAAAGTATTtactcttaaataaaaaataataattttcattaagaggacatttgaattataaataaaatatttgacttaagatatttaataaaagaaaataaaaagttaatataagttaattttgaatttcattcTCTTGAgtaatttagttataaaagTATGTCAGCTACTTTTCATAATCCTCGAAATTATCAGTCGAAAATTTTCCGAAGAAAGAGGAAAAGATGTACAAAAGATCAGTTGGTAGAGAAAGCGATAGGGTGAGTTCACTGAGGGAGGTCGAGTACGAGTCATTACTGGGACAAAGGGAGCGGCCAATCGTGAAGAGAAAACCCGTCAGGACGCTTCTTCGGTTTCTCTAGTCTCTAGAATATAGACTGCTCAGCCATTCGACGAGACACGGAAAAGTGGAGAGTGTTCTGACACGCGAAGCATCACTACAGCAGTAGACAAAAAGAAAGAAAacgtaaaagaaaaaaaatgaagaaaagaataaacgtaaaaaatataaagaaaaaatatttgacggGAATTAAAGACAAGCTGTTACAAACAGAAGCAtaatcttttatatttttttaaaggctCTTTACCGGGTGTTAATCTTTATGTCTGAGTGACGACTGCCCGGTATTGTTCAACCACAACACCGctgataattttctttttatcgcGGATTACAATGAGGCCCAGGTTTTTCCACCAGCCGCAATACTGGAATTATTTGGCGGTCTGTGAAAGGAATTAAGTGACACGCTCCAtggaatttgaataaatattattgtaatacTTTGAATGGCGTCAGTGTATCGTCGAGTGTCGATCGAATCGCAAAATAGCGTGGGCAAAATTTTCGTAACTTTCCAGAACAACGGAACTTAAACTCGACATTATGGTAGTTGTTGTATCACGCGAGGGTTAGCTTATTCCTTCATTCTCTAGCTTCAGTCTACTACGTGTACTAAGCTCGTATTTTGCAAACACTGCATATATAGTTAGCGGTGGCACAATCGTGTGCATCGGGCGTGCTGTTGCTTGCACGCGCCAATAAAGTCTATCGACCCCATGCTCTAGGCTTCGCTAATTTAATCTTTATATATCTTTGGGTGTATCTTTAAACAATTATGTCACACAGTGTTTAATTTTGTCGAAAGAACCGCCGGCGATTATGAGTCCGCCTTCGACCcgacagaaattaaataaagtaacgGCTACTATTTTGAGATAAATCCACAGTCAACAAGATTGGGCTGAAAGGGACAATTGCTATTCTATGTAGCGATGATTTATTGTCTATTGAAACGACAGGGAGGTTCATGGGAGGGAAAGACGGTCATTTTTAAcactatcaattttttttttaccgggATTGAGTTTTTTCTATATAAACGTGTGTATGTAGACTTGAGCCCTTGCGGAAGACACATACATGACAAATGTTACTCGGGATAACGTGTGTACAAAGAAAAGTCTCAGGATCAGATTAATCTTGTGTTAAATTCAAGTGACTGGAACATG encodes the following:
- the LOC130675796 gene encoding cholinesterase 1-like isoform X1, with product MKKIEFTLLLTIFVTNILIVSIYGKRVIVVRTNKGRVAGRVLLTMQSNKEYIAFKGIPYAKPPTGYRRFKPPIEADSWKPKLLRAYDDPNPCPQFDIDALKTIGHESCLFLNVYTPRVYSNDAKLRAVMVWIHYGAFMSGSLDSKFYGPDFLIEKDVVVVVMNYRLGALGFLSLNHVNSTGNAGLKDQVLALKWVQRNIKSFGGDPRKVTIFGESAGAVAVQLHKLSGLSKGLFRASIAMSGSPLNSWGFSSSKEAENSAFSLGRKLEINTDNKEVLLQQLYSKSSYDIVSATNWLIPDLMILNGSLPIPFKPSLETPISPSGSYFITECPVLKYKMKKFNQGPQIMGFTKNEALSFARPVGLLFQVMGKQMTDNIIDPASDLNFIAGIDLTQKYLTFFGKSPVFYYRNSFDYDQSLHKVEGHNNLPGTGHADDVAHIFYINNKNQPTDPWSDIGRHREKMVTMWTNFAKHLNPTPKGKSDPLLKIKWWPSGKKGLNLEIGNEFKLQKRPINERIREKEREINHCN
- the LOC130675796 gene encoding cholinesterase 1-like isoform X2, whose amino-acid sequence is MKKIEFTLLLTIFVTNILIVSIYGKRVIVVRTNKGRVAGRVLLTMQSNKEYIAFKGIPYAKPPTGYRRFKPPIEADSWKPKLLRAYDDPNPCPQFDIDALKTIGHESCLFLNVYTPRVYSNDAKLRAVMVWIHYGAFMSGSLDSKFYGPDFLIEKDVVVVVMNYRLGALGFLSLNHVNSTGNAGLKDQVLALKWVQRNIKSFGGDPRKVTIFGESAGAVAVQLHKLSGLSKGLFRASIAMSGSPLNSWGFSSSKEAENSAFSLGRKLEINTDNKEVLLQQLYSKSSYDIVSATNWLIPDLMILNGSLPIPFKPSLETPISPSGSYFITECPVLKYKMKKFNQGPQIMGFTKNEALSFARPVGLLFQVMGIDLTQKYLTFFGKSPVFYYRNSFDYDQSLHKVEGHNNLPGTGHADDVAHIFYINNKNQPTDPWSDIGRHREKMVTMWTNFAKHLNPTPKGKSDPLLKIKWWPSGKKGLNLEIGNEFKLQKRPINERIREKEREINHCN